The following are encoded together in the Humulus lupulus chromosome 5, drHumLupu1.1, whole genome shotgun sequence genome:
- the LOC133834331 gene encoding 2-methylpropanoate--CoA ligase CCL4, with amino-acid sequence MEDLKPRPASSSPLTPLGFLERAATVYGDCTSVVYDAVSYTWSQTHRRCLCLASSIASLGIENGHVVSVLAPNVPQMYELHFAVPMAGAVLNAVNLRLDARTISVLLHHSESKLIFVDHLSRDLILEAIALFPKQAPVPRLVFMADESDSGNSSELGKEFFCSYKDLIDRGDPDFKWVMPKSEWDPMILNYTSGTTSSPKGVVHCHRGIFIMTVDSLIDWGVPKQPVYLWTLPMFHANGWSYPWGMAAVGGTNICLRKFDSEIIYDMIRRHGVTHMCGAPVVLNMLSNAPGSEPLKTTVQIMTAGAPPPSAVLFRTESLGFAVSHGYGLTETAGLVVSCAWKKEWNHLPATERARLKSRQGVGTVMMTKIDVVDPVTGAAVKRDGSTLGEVVLRGGSVMLGYLKDPEGTAKSMTADGWFYTGDVGVMHPDGYLEIKDRSKDVIISGGENLSSVEVESVLYSHPDILEAAVVARPDEFWGETPCAFVSLKKGLTKKPTEKEIVEFCRSKLPRYMVPKTVVFKEELPKTSTGKVQKFILRDMARGMGSATAGASRSRM; translated from the coding sequence ATGGAAGATCTGAAGCCGAGACCAGCCAGCTCCTCTCCACTCACCCCTCTGGGGTTTCTGGAAAGAGCCGCCACCGTTTATGGCGACTGTACCTCCGTCGTTTACGACGCCGTTTCATACACCTGGTCCCAGACTCACCGCCGCTGTCTCTGTCTTGCCTCCTCCATCGCCTCACTCGGCATCGAAAACGGCCATGTCGTCTCCGTCCTCGCCCCAAACGTCCCCCAAATGTACGAGCTTCACTTCGCCGTTCCCATGGCCGGCGCCGTCCTCAACGCCGTCAACCTCCGTCTCGATGCCCGCACCATCTCCGTCCTCCTCCATCACAGCGAATCGAAACTCATCTTCGTCGATCATCTCTCTCGTGATCTCATCCTCGAAGCCATCGCTCTGTTCCCGAAACAAGCCCCTGTTCCTCGCCTCGTTTTTATGGCGGACGAGTCTGATTCGGGTAATAGTTCAGAGTTGGGGAAAGAATTCTTCTGCAGTTATAAGGATCTGATCGATAGAGGGGACCCGGATTTCAAGTGGGTCATGCCTAAAAGCGAGTGGGACCCGATGATTCTTAACTACACTTCTGGAACGACGTCATCGCCGAAAGGGGTTGTCCATTGTCACCGGGGAATATTTATAATGACAGTCGACTCTCTCATCGATTGGGGAGTTCCTAAACAGCCAGTTTATCTATGGACTCTGCCCATGTTTCACGCCAATGGGTGGAGCTATCCTTGGGGTATGGCGGCGGTCGGCGGGACCAATATCTGCCTGCGTAAATTCGACTCTGAAATAATTTACGATATGATAAGACGGCACGGCGTGACCCACATGTGCGGAGCCCCCGTTGTACTCAACATGCTCTCCAACGCGCCGGGATCGGAACCGCTGAAAACAACGGTTCAGATCATGACTGCAGGAGCTCCGCCGCCCTCTGCGGTGCTTTTCCGGACCGAGTCGCTGGGCTTCGCGGTGAGCCACGGCTACGGGCTTACCGAAACGGCGGGGTTAGTGGTGTCGTGCGCGTGGAAGAAAGAGTGGAACCATCTCCCGGCGACGGAGAGAGCGAGGCTCAAGTCGAGACAAGGGGTGGGGACGGTGATGATGACCAAAATCGATGTCGTCGACCCGGTGACCGGAGCCGCCGTGAAGCGAGACGGATCAACGTTGGGGGAGGTTGTTCTGAGAGGCGGGTCGGTCATGCTCGGGTACCTCAAAGACCCGGAAGGAACGGCCAAATCCATGACCGCAGACGGGTGGTTCTACACCGGGGACGTTGGAGTCATGCACCCAGATGGGTATTTGGAGATCAAAGACCGGTCCAAGGACGTCATCATCAGCGGCGGAGAGAATTTGAGCAGCGTCGAGGTGGAGTCGGTTCTGTACAGTCACCCGGATATTTTGGAGGCGGCGGTTGTGGCCCGACCAGACGAGTTCTGGGGGGAGACGCCGTGTGCTTTCGTGAGCTTGAAGAAAGGTTTAACGAAGAAGCCGACGGAGAAGGAGATCGTGGAGTTTTGTCGGAGTAAGTTGCCGCGTTACATGGTACCCAAAACGGTGGTGTTTAAGGAGGAGCTTCCCAAGACATCGACTGGGAAGGTTCAGAAATTTATACTGAGAGATATGGCCAGAGGTATGGGCTCTGCAACTGCTGGAGCGAGCCGGAGCCGAATGTGA